The following coding sequences lie in one Drosophila bipectinata strain 14024-0381.07 chromosome XR, DbipHiC1v2, whole genome shotgun sequence genomic window:
- the LOC122321378 gene encoding uncharacterized protein: MSMNRESNFHEKRTCSYLFKVSNIDEQFEYTESDATFPLFCVDRLHLGELIQCLTCKTQFKSYSFSDICAHYTQFHNWENAGTVNIYNCLYCTGNVHFYLRSARTDPEIFHFCKPIEKTD, translated from the coding sequence ATGTCAATGAACAGAGAGTCAAATTTTCATGAAAAACGCACGTGTAGCTATTTGTTCAAAGTTAGCAACATAGATGAACAATTTGAGTACACGGAAAGTGATGCTACCTTTCCATTATTTTGCGTAGATCGACTCCATCTTGGTGAGCTGATCCAGTGTTTGACGTGTAAAACTCAATTTAAAAGTTACTCCTTTAGTGATATTTGCGCACATTACACTCAGTTCCACAATTGGGAAAATGCTGGcactgtaaatatttataattgccTATATTGCACGGGCAACGTTCATTTTTATTTGCGATCAGCTCGAACGGATCCAGaaatttttcacttttgtAAACCTATAGAAAAAACTGATTAA